A window from Triplophysa dalaica isolate WHDGS20190420 chromosome 3, ASM1584641v1, whole genome shotgun sequence encodes these proteins:
- the LOC130417417 gene encoding fibronectin type III domain-containing protein 7-like yields the protein MGASASVTWGAVFGATSYRAVARDDQGTTHNCTSTSISCQISTLSCGTIYTVQVIAVSDCESISNASYIFETAPCPPANPDAYRECSSNVILYSWAATNNTAYYMATALDSDGDIRECLTVDTSCYFTNMMCGKNYSFTVRSYYSGELNCNSGNTNPVTVVTAPCLPQNVYSTADCSVGTAIASWDQVEGAQSYVVEARGNRRDFYNCTSQGTSCMLTGLECGESLSVWIIAKNEFCPTDPVLGEVAETVPCPPQNVSAVETCSSTSATLSWITSSGAVFYISVATHSNGTVHTCVSMATECEFQGLRCGETYDAYVLATNMQCNSSNSEHVTLRTAPCAPVGVGVVRDCGVNQATVSWQTLQAGGQYTAVMENTNSPSLNCSTSGNTCNFPNLRCGLIYNASVTYHDGNCSSLPSTVNQIRSAPCDPQNITSVLQCDNNVATVTWNASIGAYGYTVMAYAPGQQQSVASCGTNGTSCQLISLPCGMRLNVTVQTQDSTCNSTAPTTDAAIITTAPCAPTNVTASLNCTSKIASISWNGALAVTGYLVTAEGSNGHTSSCNTTDTRCDITDLSCGQEYSITVVVKNGDCMSQASQPVILFSAPCQNTGIQAMLDCRTNTALITWTPGNGTLGFNATLHSTEDSHQHSCTTNSSSCNVTSLHCGERYNVSVTGYGQSCATSTKTLLTVDTAPCVPTQVNVSLSCQSDTATISWTASSGLVLYYVATAEGANGQTLTCNSSSTTCNISGLLCGQTYNVSVTAAGANCTAERSAVYRVKTGKYFK from the exons ATGGGTGCATCGGCGTCGGTCACTTGGGGGGCGGTATTTGGTGCCACATCGTATCGCGCAGTTGCCAGGGATGATCAAGGCACGACACACAACTGCACATCCACGAGCATCTCCTGTCAGATTTCCACGCTGTCCTGCGGTACAATCTACACTGTGCAGGTTATAGCCGTGTCTGACTGTGAAAGCATCTCAAACGCCAGCTACATCTTTGAGACAG CACCCTGCCCACCTGCAAACCCAGATGCATACCGAGAGTGCTCCAGTAACGTCATCCTGTACTCCTGGGCTGCCACCAACAACACGGCTTACTACATGGCCACGGCTCTGGACTCGGACGGCGACATACGAGAGTGCCTCACCGTGGACACCTCCTGTTACTTCACCAACATGATGTGTGGCAAAAACTACTCCTTTACAGTCAGGTCCTATTACTCTGGAGAACTGAACTGTAACAGTGGAAACACAAACCCTGTGACGGTCGTAACTG CTCCATGTCTGCCGCAAAATGTGTACTCAACTGCGGACTGTAGTGTTGGCACTGCCATTGCTAGTTGGGATCAGGTGGAAGGTGCACAGTCCTACGTGGTGGAGGCCCGCGGTAACCGTAGAGATTTCTACAACTGTACATCTCAGGGCACCAGCTGCATGCTTACAGGTCTGGAATGTGGAGAGAGCTTGAGCGTGTGGATTATTGCCAAAAATGAATTCTGTCCTACTGATCCAGTGCTTGGGGAGGTGGCTGAGACAG TTCCCTGCCCACCTCAGAACGTGTCTGCTGTGGAAACCTGTAGTTCGACCTCCGCCACTCTTTCTTGGATCACCAGCAGCGGCGCAGTCTTCTATATAAGTGTGGCCACACACTCAAACGGTACAGTCCACACCTgcgtttccatggcaacagagTGTGAGTTCCAGGGCCTGAGATGCGGGGAGACCTACGATGCCTATGTCTTAGCAACAAACATGCAATGCAACAGCTCGAACAGTGAACATGTCACCCTAAGGACGG CTCCATGTGCCCCGGTCGGTGTTGGCGTGGTAAGAGACTGTGGAGTGAATCAGGCAACAGTGAGCTGGCAGACCCTTCAGGCTGGTGGTCAGTACACAGCAGTGATGGAAAATACAAACAGCCCCTCACTGAACTGCAGCACGAGTGGCAACACCTGCAACTTTCCAAACCTGCGCTGCGGACTGATCTACAACGCCAGCGTCACGTATCATGACGGTAACTGCAGTAGCCTGCCATCGACAGTCAATCAGATACGATCAG CACCCTGTGACCCTCAAAACATCACATCTGTGCTTCAGTGTGATAATAACGTGGCTACAGTGACATGGAACGCCAGTATAGGAGCATACGGGTACACAGTGATGGCTTACGCACCAGGGCAGCAGCAGTCCGTGGCTTCCTGTGGAACAAATGGAACTTCATGTCAGCTGATCTCTCTGCCATGTGGAATGCGACTGAATGTGACTGTCCAAACCCAGGATTCTACCTGCAACAGCACCGCTCCAACTACTGATGCTGCAATAATAACAACAG CTCCCTGTGCTCCCACCAACGTAACCGCAAGTCTAAACTGCACCTCTAAAATTGCTTCCATCTCCTGGAATGGAGCTCTTGCTGTCACTGGGTATCTGGTTACGGCCGAGGGAAGCAATGGGCACACATCCTCGTGCAATACCACAGATACACGCTGTGACATTACAGACCTGAGCTGTGGGCAGGAATACTCCATCACTGTCGTTGTAAAGAATGGTGACTGTATGAGCCAGGCTAGCCAGCCAGTTATTCTCTTTTCAG CACCGTGTCAAAACACTGGGATTCAAGCGATGCTGGACTGCCGCACGAACACAGCACTCATTACCTGGACCCCAGGAAACGGGACGTTGGGTTTCAATGCGACGCTGCATTCCACCGAGGATTCCCATCAGCACAGCTGCACAACTAACAGCTCATCCTGCAATGTCACCTCGCTGCATTGCGGTGAACGCTACAACGTCAGTGTCACGGGATACGGCCAGAGCTGTGCCACCTCCACTAAAACCCTCCTAACTGTAGATACAG CTCCGTGCGTCCCCACTCAGGTCAATGTGTCACTGTCCTGTCAGTCTGACACAGCCACTATTTCCTGGACCGCCTCTAGTGGCCTTGTTTTATATTACGTGGCGACAGCGGAAGGCGCTAATGGACAAACGTTAACGTGTAACTCCAGCAGCACTACCTGTAACATCAGCGGCCTGTTGTGTGGGCAGACCTACAATGTGTCAGTCACAGCCGCAGGTGCCAACTGCACTGCAGAGCGCAGCGCAGTGTATCGCGTCAAAACGGGTAAGTATTttaagtag